From Lolium perenne isolate Kyuss_39 chromosome 5, Kyuss_2.0, whole genome shotgun sequence, a single genomic window includes:
- the LOC139831057 gene encoding uncharacterized protein, which yields MGENMEQIQASLSNLMSRMEAMNVQMGNLGKQLEITQEIVDEVRKKQAEVVPTQPTPVGPKDPGPSANMTRQSGMPRLTNNGQPILTSLVSGALESSQTFVTAPNSPSQNHEHYVKMPKHDFPKFGGTNPRLWLDLCDTYFQMYQVPRYQWVCTAVLYLEGHAALWWHAFKRRCATVDWGAFASAVTIEFGTEEFDTQMAKLLQMRQIGTIMEYRMTFEACMYHLLSLDETLNNKFFVAQFVLGLKDELRTAVRLQAPSSVTRAVALARIQEEELENHRPRGRPMAGHKLPPPAPVPAIQQGPQRQDWPKRAGNDDYNRERQLRDFRRANNLCLRCGEKFGRDHQCKKPLQLLTIQVGEHGEIFTEDTVQALELLEEPAAPQRECHLMFSQHAEAGSEGSGTMKFRTLVGNQVCLILVDSGSSTSFVNANFVARAALPTVQVQPVSVKVANGELMQSNTQVSQLAWWMQGHTFYTDMRVLPLGAYDAVLGMDWLESHSPMGDCSGVPPSAPWL from the coding sequence ATGGGGGAGAACATGGAGCAGATTCAGGCATCCCTCAGCAATTTGATGTCCCGGATGGAGGCCATGAACGTCCAGATGGGAAATCTGGGCAAGCAGCTTGAAATCACTCAGGAGATCGTGGATGAGGTGAGGAAGAAGCAGGCGGAAGTCGTGCCAACGCAGCCCACCCCCGTCGGGCCGAAGGATCCCGGGCCATCAGCAAACATGACGAGGCAATCAGGTATGCCACGCCTCACCAACAACGGACAACCGATTCTCACTTCGCTGGTTTCTGGAGCACTAGAGTCGTCCCAAACTTTTGTCACCGCACCCAATTCGCCATCCCAGAACCATGAACACTATGTCAAAATGCCCAAGCATGATTTTCCAAAATTTGGGGGCACCAATCCCCGTTTGTGGTTGGACCTCTGTGATACATACTTCCAAATGTACCAGGTTCCTCGGTATCAGTGGGTTTGCACCGCAGTTCTGTATCTGGAAGGACATGCAGCACTCTGGTGGCACGCGTTCAAGCGACGTTGTGCCACTGTGGATTGGGGAGCATTTGCATCTGCAGTCACAATAGAATTCGGCACAGAAGAGTTTGATACGCAGATGGCCAAGCTATTGCAGATGCGCCAAATTGGCACTATTATGGAATATCGAATGACTTTTGAAGCCTGCATGTATCACCTACTTTCCTTGGATGAGACCCTGAACAACAAATTTTTTGTGGCGCAATTCGTGCTTGGTCTGAAGGATGAACTGCGGACAGCGGTGCGTCTGCAAGCACCCAGCAGTGTCACTCGGGCAGTGGCATTAGCCCGAATCCAGGAGGAGGAGCTAGAGAATCATCGGCCACGTGGGCGTCCCATGGCAGGGCACAAGTTGCCTCCACCTGCACCAGTACCAGCCATTCAGCAAGGACCTCAGCGTCAGGATTGGCCAAAGCGTGCCGGCAACGACGACTACAACAGGGAGCGTCAGCTTCGCGATTTTCGTCGTGCCAACAACCTATGTTTACGTTGCGGTGAAAAATTTGGAAGAGACCACCAATGTAAGAAGCCTCTGCAACTTCTTACAATCCAGGTTGGAGAACATGGTGAGATTTTCACAGAGGATACAGTCCAAGCCCTAGAGCTTCTTGAAGAACCAGCAGCTCCACAACGTGAATGCCACCTGATGTTCTCGCAGCATGCAGAAGCAGGATCAGAAGGATCCGGCACTATGAAATTTCGCACACTTGTGGGCAATCAAGTCTGTCTCATTCTAGTCGACTCCGGTAGCTCGACAAGCTTTGTTAATGCAAATTTTGTGGCAAGAGCTGCTCTTCCGACAGTACAAGTGCAGCCAGTTTCAGTTAAAGTAGCAAATGGAGAATTAATGCAATCCAACACACAAGTTTCTCAGTTGGCATGGTGGATGCAAGGTCACACATTCTATACGGATATGCGAGTGCTACCATTGGGGGCTTATGATGCAGTGCTTGGTATGGATTGGCTAGAGAGCCATAGTCCAATGGGTgattgctccggtgtccccccctcaGCTCCATGGTTATGA